One region of Glycine max cultivar Williams 82 chromosome 9, Glycine_max_v4.0, whole genome shotgun sequence genomic DNA includes:
- the LOC100815865 gene encoding exocyst complex component SEC3A isoform X2 encodes MIPVDVHLLWDLITLEARVWLPQWTMRNIDDRNRLLLCFLNICKDVLGCLPKVVGIDVVEMALWAKIETRNNNMEMQSVNYKSLIEEFDKLLERSRVPSEVKEKRAELEKLKSTFVRRASEFLRNYFASLVDFMISDKSYFSQWGQLKRPDHADLRYKCRTYARLLQHLKSLDKNCLGPLRKAYCSFLNLLLRREAREFANELRASTKASRNPTVWLEGSTGSGQNVNATDTSTVSDAYAKMLTIFIPLLVDESSFFAHFMCFEVPTLVPPGGVVNGNKAGYDDDDDLGIMDIDENDSKSGKNSAELEALNKSLKDLLDGIQVYTVQCTATDREYGLLFSVSCTRCAMCTLHSTSF; translated from the exons GGATTTGATAACCTTAGAAGCCAGAGTGTGGCTCCCTCAATGGACCATGCGCAATATTGATGATAG GAATCGCCTCCTTCTTTGCTTCTTGAACATCTGTAAAGATGTTTTGGGTTGCCTTCCTAAGGTTGTTGGTATAGATGTTGTGGAGATGGCTCTTTGGGCTAAG ATAGAAACACGCAATAACAACATGGAAATGCAATCAGTAAATTACAAATCTCTCATTGAAGAGTTTGATAAGCTTCTTGAGCGATCACGTGTCCCTTCTGAA GTTAAAGAGAAGCGTGCAGaacttgaaaaattaaaatctactTTTGTCAGGAGAGCCTCTGAATTCTTGAGAAATTATTTTGCTAGTTTGGTGGACTTCATGATAAGTGATAAAAGTTACTTTTCTCAG TGGGGACAGTTAAAGAGGCCTGATCATGCTGACCTGCGGTACAAGTGCAGGACATATGCACGTCTTCTGCAACATTTGAAG AGTCTTGACAAGAATTGTTTGGGTCCACTGAGAAAAGCTTATTGCAGTTTTCTGAACTTGCTTCTTCGCAGGGAG GCCCGTGAGTTTGCAAATGAACTTCGTGCTAGTACTAAAGCATCTAGAAATCCAACTGTTTGGCTTGAAGGTTCCACAGGTTCTGGTCAGAATGTAAATGCTACTGACACTTCGACAGTCTCTGATGCTTATGCAAAGATGCTTACAATTTTTATCCCACTTCTGGTGGATGAG AGTTCTTTTTTTGCACACTTCATGTGCTTTGAAGTTCCTACACTTGTTCCTCCAGGAGGTGTTGTTAATGGCAACAAAGCTggatatgatgatgatgatgatttgggAATTATGGACATTGATGAGAATGACAGCAAATCTG GTAAAAATTCTGCGGAGCTTGAAGCTTTGAATAAATCACTTAAGGATTTACTTGATGGAATACAA GTGTACACTGTACAGTGTACCGCAACAGATCGTGAATATGgattattattttctgtttcCTGCACTAGGTGTGCAATGTGCACACTGCACAGTACAAG TTTCTAG
- the LOC100815865 gene encoding exocyst complex component SEC3A isoform X1 produces the protein MIPVDVHLLWDLITLEARVWLPQWTMRNIDDRNRLLLCFLNICKDVLGCLPKVVGIDVVEMALWAKIETRNNNMEMQSVNYKSLIEEFDKLLERSRVPSEVKEKRAELEKLKSTFVRRASEFLRNYFASLVDFMISDKSYFSQWGQLKRPDHADLRYKCRTYARLLQHLKSLDKNCLGPLRKAYCSFLNLLLRREAREFANELRASTKASRNPTVWLEGSTGSGQNVNATDTSTVSDAYAKMLTIFIPLLVDESSFFAHFMCFEVPTLVPPGGVVNGNKAGYDDDDDLGIMDIDENDSKSGKNSAELEALNKSLKDLLDGIQVYTVQCTATDREYGLLFSVSCTRCAMCTLHSTRYSTSNIILKNVRTMIKKFKIKIFLLKDNKLHYTVVGPIVLFNF, from the exons GGATTTGATAACCTTAGAAGCCAGAGTGTGGCTCCCTCAATGGACCATGCGCAATATTGATGATAG GAATCGCCTCCTTCTTTGCTTCTTGAACATCTGTAAAGATGTTTTGGGTTGCCTTCCTAAGGTTGTTGGTATAGATGTTGTGGAGATGGCTCTTTGGGCTAAG ATAGAAACACGCAATAACAACATGGAAATGCAATCAGTAAATTACAAATCTCTCATTGAAGAGTTTGATAAGCTTCTTGAGCGATCACGTGTCCCTTCTGAA GTTAAAGAGAAGCGTGCAGaacttgaaaaattaaaatctactTTTGTCAGGAGAGCCTCTGAATTCTTGAGAAATTATTTTGCTAGTTTGGTGGACTTCATGATAAGTGATAAAAGTTACTTTTCTCAG TGGGGACAGTTAAAGAGGCCTGATCATGCTGACCTGCGGTACAAGTGCAGGACATATGCACGTCTTCTGCAACATTTGAAG AGTCTTGACAAGAATTGTTTGGGTCCACTGAGAAAAGCTTATTGCAGTTTTCTGAACTTGCTTCTTCGCAGGGAG GCCCGTGAGTTTGCAAATGAACTTCGTGCTAGTACTAAAGCATCTAGAAATCCAACTGTTTGGCTTGAAGGTTCCACAGGTTCTGGTCAGAATGTAAATGCTACTGACACTTCGACAGTCTCTGATGCTTATGCAAAGATGCTTACAATTTTTATCCCACTTCTGGTGGATGAG AGTTCTTTTTTTGCACACTTCATGTGCTTTGAAGTTCCTACACTTGTTCCTCCAGGAGGTGTTGTTAATGGCAACAAAGCTggatatgatgatgatgatgatttgggAATTATGGACATTGATGAGAATGACAGCAAATCTG GTAAAAATTCTGCGGAGCTTGAAGCTTTGAATAAATCACTTAAGGATTTACTTGATGGAATACAA GTGTACACTGTACAGTGTACCGCAACAGATCGTGAATATGgattattattttctgtttcCTGCACTAGGTGTGCAATGTGCACACTGCACAGTACAAGGTACAGCACTAGCAatatcattttgaaaaatgttagaacaatgattaaaaaatttaaaataaaaatatttttattgaaagacAACAAATTACACTATACAGTCGTGGGTCCAATTGTGTTGTTTAATTTCTAA
- the LOC100815865 gene encoding exocyst complex component SEC3A isoform X4 → MIPVDVHLLWDLITLEARVWLPQWTMRNIDDRNRLLLCFLNICKDVLGCLPKVVGIDVVEMALWAKIETRNNNMEMQSVNYKSLIEEFDKLLERSRVPSEVKEKRAELEKLKSTFVRRASEFLRNYFASLVDFMISDKSYFSQWGQLKRPDHADLRYKCRTYARLLQHLKSLDKNCLGPLRKAYCSFLNLLLRREAREFANELRASTKASRNPTVWLEGSTGSGQNVNATDTSTVSDAYAKMLTIFIPLLVDESSFFAHFMCFEVPTLVPPGGVVNGNKAGYDDDDDLGIMDIDENDSKSGKNSAELEALNKSLKDLLDGIQAMTRRLQWKLLELLDYS, encoded by the exons GGATTTGATAACCTTAGAAGCCAGAGTGTGGCTCCCTCAATGGACCATGCGCAATATTGATGATAG GAATCGCCTCCTTCTTTGCTTCTTGAACATCTGTAAAGATGTTTTGGGTTGCCTTCCTAAGGTTGTTGGTATAGATGTTGTGGAGATGGCTCTTTGGGCTAAG ATAGAAACACGCAATAACAACATGGAAATGCAATCAGTAAATTACAAATCTCTCATTGAAGAGTTTGATAAGCTTCTTGAGCGATCACGTGTCCCTTCTGAA GTTAAAGAGAAGCGTGCAGaacttgaaaaattaaaatctactTTTGTCAGGAGAGCCTCTGAATTCTTGAGAAATTATTTTGCTAGTTTGGTGGACTTCATGATAAGTGATAAAAGTTACTTTTCTCAG TGGGGACAGTTAAAGAGGCCTGATCATGCTGACCTGCGGTACAAGTGCAGGACATATGCACGTCTTCTGCAACATTTGAAG AGTCTTGACAAGAATTGTTTGGGTCCACTGAGAAAAGCTTATTGCAGTTTTCTGAACTTGCTTCTTCGCAGGGAG GCCCGTGAGTTTGCAAATGAACTTCGTGCTAGTACTAAAGCATCTAGAAATCCAACTGTTTGGCTTGAAGGTTCCACAGGTTCTGGTCAGAATGTAAATGCTACTGACACTTCGACAGTCTCTGATGCTTATGCAAAGATGCTTACAATTTTTATCCCACTTCTGGTGGATGAG AGTTCTTTTTTTGCACACTTCATGTGCTTTGAAGTTCCTACACTTGTTCCTCCAGGAGGTGTTGTTAATGGCAACAAAGCTggatatgatgatgatgatgatttgggAATTATGGACATTGATGAGAATGACAGCAAATCTG GTAAAAATTCTGCGGAGCTTGAAGCTTTGAATAAATCACTTAAGGATTTACTTGATGGAATACAA GCGATGACAAGAAGGTTAcagtggaagttattggaactTTTAGATTACAGTTAA
- the LOC100815865 gene encoding exocyst complex component SEC3A isoform X3, with product MIPVDVHLLWDLITLEARVWLPQWTMRNIDDRNRLLLCFLNICKDVLGCLPKVVGIDVVEMALWAKIETRNNNMEMQSVNYKSLIEEFDKLLERSRVPSEVKEKRAELEKLKSTFVRRASEFLRNYFASLVDFMISDKSYFSQWGQLKRPDHADLRYKCRTYARLLQHLKSLDKNCLGPLRKAYCSFLNLLLRREAREFANELRASTKASRNPTVWLEGSTGSGQNVNATDTSTVSDAYAKMLTIFIPLLVDESSFFAHFMCFEVPTLVPPGGVVNGNKAGYDDDDDLGIMDIDENDSKSGKNSAELEALNKSLKDLLDGIQVYRRKEFSNDKMSAHKQKM from the exons GGATTTGATAACCTTAGAAGCCAGAGTGTGGCTCCCTCAATGGACCATGCGCAATATTGATGATAG GAATCGCCTCCTTCTTTGCTTCTTGAACATCTGTAAAGATGTTTTGGGTTGCCTTCCTAAGGTTGTTGGTATAGATGTTGTGGAGATGGCTCTTTGGGCTAAG ATAGAAACACGCAATAACAACATGGAAATGCAATCAGTAAATTACAAATCTCTCATTGAAGAGTTTGATAAGCTTCTTGAGCGATCACGTGTCCCTTCTGAA GTTAAAGAGAAGCGTGCAGaacttgaaaaattaaaatctactTTTGTCAGGAGAGCCTCTGAATTCTTGAGAAATTATTTTGCTAGTTTGGTGGACTTCATGATAAGTGATAAAAGTTACTTTTCTCAG TGGGGACAGTTAAAGAGGCCTGATCATGCTGACCTGCGGTACAAGTGCAGGACATATGCACGTCTTCTGCAACATTTGAAG AGTCTTGACAAGAATTGTTTGGGTCCACTGAGAAAAGCTTATTGCAGTTTTCTGAACTTGCTTCTTCGCAGGGAG GCCCGTGAGTTTGCAAATGAACTTCGTGCTAGTACTAAAGCATCTAGAAATCCAACTGTTTGGCTTGAAGGTTCCACAGGTTCTGGTCAGAATGTAAATGCTACTGACACTTCGACAGTCTCTGATGCTTATGCAAAGATGCTTACAATTTTTATCCCACTTCTGGTGGATGAG AGTTCTTTTTTTGCACACTTCATGTGCTTTGAAGTTCCTACACTTGTTCCTCCAGGAGGTGTTGTTAATGGCAACAAAGCTggatatgatgatgatgatgatttgggAATTATGGACATTGATGAGAATGACAGCAAATCTG GTAAAAATTCTGCGGAGCTTGAAGCTTTGAATAAATCACTTAAGGATTTACTTGATGGAATACAA GTTTATAGAAGGAAAGAGTTCTCAAATGATAAGATGTCTGCACATAAGCAGAAAATGTAG
- the LOC100815865 gene encoding exocyst complex component SEC3A isoform X5, translated as MEMQSVNYKSLIEEFDKLLERSRVPSEVKEKRAELEKLKSTFVRRASEFLRNYFASLVDFMISDKSYFSQWGQLKRPDHADLRYKCRTYARLLQHLKSLDKNCLGPLRKAYCSFLNLLLRREAREFANELRASTKASRNPTVWLEGSTGSGQNVNATDTSTVSDAYAKMLTIFIPLLVDESSFFAHFMCFEVPTLVPPGGVVNGNKAGYDDDDDLGIMDIDENDSKSGKNSAELEALNKSLKDLLDGIQVYTVQCTATDREYGLLFSVSCTRCAMCTLHSTRYSTSNIILKNVRTMIKKFKIKIFLLKDNKLHYTVVGPIVLFNF; from the exons ATGGAAATGCAATCAGTAAATTACAAATCTCTCATTGAAGAGTTTGATAAGCTTCTTGAGCGATCACGTGTCCCTTCTGAA GTTAAAGAGAAGCGTGCAGaacttgaaaaattaaaatctactTTTGTCAGGAGAGCCTCTGAATTCTTGAGAAATTATTTTGCTAGTTTGGTGGACTTCATGATAAGTGATAAAAGTTACTTTTCTCAG TGGGGACAGTTAAAGAGGCCTGATCATGCTGACCTGCGGTACAAGTGCAGGACATATGCACGTCTTCTGCAACATTTGAAG AGTCTTGACAAGAATTGTTTGGGTCCACTGAGAAAAGCTTATTGCAGTTTTCTGAACTTGCTTCTTCGCAGGGAG GCCCGTGAGTTTGCAAATGAACTTCGTGCTAGTACTAAAGCATCTAGAAATCCAACTGTTTGGCTTGAAGGTTCCACAGGTTCTGGTCAGAATGTAAATGCTACTGACACTTCGACAGTCTCTGATGCTTATGCAAAGATGCTTACAATTTTTATCCCACTTCTGGTGGATGAG AGTTCTTTTTTTGCACACTTCATGTGCTTTGAAGTTCCTACACTTGTTCCTCCAGGAGGTGTTGTTAATGGCAACAAAGCTggatatgatgatgatgatgatttgggAATTATGGACATTGATGAGAATGACAGCAAATCTG GTAAAAATTCTGCGGAGCTTGAAGCTTTGAATAAATCACTTAAGGATTTACTTGATGGAATACAA GTGTACACTGTACAGTGTACCGCAACAGATCGTGAATATGgattattattttctgtttcCTGCACTAGGTGTGCAATGTGCACACTGCACAGTACAAGGTACAGCACTAGCAatatcattttgaaaaatgttagaacaatgattaaaaaatttaaaataaaaatatttttattgaaagacAACAAATTACACTATACAGTCGTGGGTCCAATTGTGTTGTTTAATTTCTAA
- the LOC100815865 gene encoding exocyst complex component SEC3A isoform X6, with translation MVLVLPNLDPSYANMRAVKEKRAELEKLKSTFVRRASEFLRNYFASLVDFMISDKSYFSQWGQLKRPDHADLRYKCRTYARLLQHLKSLDKNCLGPLRKAYCSFLNLLLRREAREFANELRASTKASRNPTVWLEGSTGSGQNVNATDTSTVSDAYAKMLTIFIPLLVDESSFFAHFMCFEVPTLVPPGGVVNGNKAGYDDDDDLGIMDIDENDSKSGKNSAELEALNKSLKDLLDGIQVYTVQCTATDREYGLLFSVSCTRCAMCTLHSTRYSTSNIILKNVRTMIKKFKIKIFLLKDNKLHYTVVGPIVLFNF, from the exons ATGGTCTTGGTTTTGCCTAATCTAGATCCTAGTTATGCAAACATGAGAGCT GTTAAAGAGAAGCGTGCAGaacttgaaaaattaaaatctactTTTGTCAGGAGAGCCTCTGAATTCTTGAGAAATTATTTTGCTAGTTTGGTGGACTTCATGATAAGTGATAAAAGTTACTTTTCTCAG TGGGGACAGTTAAAGAGGCCTGATCATGCTGACCTGCGGTACAAGTGCAGGACATATGCACGTCTTCTGCAACATTTGAAG AGTCTTGACAAGAATTGTTTGGGTCCACTGAGAAAAGCTTATTGCAGTTTTCTGAACTTGCTTCTTCGCAGGGAG GCCCGTGAGTTTGCAAATGAACTTCGTGCTAGTACTAAAGCATCTAGAAATCCAACTGTTTGGCTTGAAGGTTCCACAGGTTCTGGTCAGAATGTAAATGCTACTGACACTTCGACAGTCTCTGATGCTTATGCAAAGATGCTTACAATTTTTATCCCACTTCTGGTGGATGAG AGTTCTTTTTTTGCACACTTCATGTGCTTTGAAGTTCCTACACTTGTTCCTCCAGGAGGTGTTGTTAATGGCAACAAAGCTggatatgatgatgatgatgatttgggAATTATGGACATTGATGAGAATGACAGCAAATCTG GTAAAAATTCTGCGGAGCTTGAAGCTTTGAATAAATCACTTAAGGATTTACTTGATGGAATACAA GTGTACACTGTACAGTGTACCGCAACAGATCGTGAATATGgattattattttctgtttcCTGCACTAGGTGTGCAATGTGCACACTGCACAGTACAAGGTACAGCACTAGCAatatcattttgaaaaatgttagaacaatgattaaaaaatttaaaataaaaatatttttattgaaagacAACAAATTACACTATACAGTCGTGGGTCCAATTGTGTTGTTTAATTTCTAA